Genomic segment of Myxococcota bacterium:
GGCGCCTGCGCGGCCGCGGGCTCCGCGGCCGGACCGACCGGCGCCGAGCCGAGCCGCGAGGCGAACGCGTCGATCGCCGTGTCCACGCCTTCCGCGTCGCCGCGCGCGCCGTTCACCAGGATGGAGAACACGCGCGTGGTGCCGTTGGGCGCGGGCACGATGCCGGAGAGCGCCGCCACGCGCCGCAGGTGACCCGTCTTCGCGCGGATCTGGATCGTGCCGCCGCCCATGCGGTCCTCGAGCGTGCCTTCGCGGCCGCCGATCGGCAGCGCCGAGAGATACTCGGGCGCCAGGTCGAAGCGCGCCGCGGCGTGCCGGATCACCGCCACCAGCGTGGCCGGGGCGATGCGGTTGCGCGGCGAGAGACCCGAGCCGTCGGCGATCACGAGCTCCGGATCGCGAATGCCCGCGGACTGGAGCCACGCGGCCAGGGCCTGGGTGCCCTTCTCCCAGGTGCCGGGCGGGCCGTAGACCTCGGCGCCCAGCATCTTGGTCAGCTGCTCGGCGACGAAGTTGTTGCTGAACTTCTCGAGCAGGCGCACCTGGAGCGCGAGCGGCTCGCCCGGGAAGCGCAGTAACTCGTGCGCCTCGGCCGGCGCGGGCCCGACGCGCACGCGCGGCGCCACGCGTACGCCCTGGCCCTCGAGCTGCGCGCGCAGCACCGCGGCCGCGTAGCGCTCGGGCAGCGCCACCGCGCGCCAGTAGGTCGAGGTCGGCTTGCCGGCCGAGACCGCGCCCGACACGCGCACGCTCTCGCCGCTGCCGTCGGGCAACACGTCGACGTCGAGCACGAGCTGC
This window contains:
- the dacB gene encoding D-alanyl-D-alanine carboxypeptidase/D-alanyl-D-alanine-endopeptidase, translating into FRVDVVPGEKVGAPVQLRLAPSLPYFRGAADAVTLSGGGQLVLDVDVLPDGSGESVRVSGAVSAGKPTSTYWRAVALPERYAAAVLRAQLEGQGVRVAPRVRVGPAPAEAHELLRFPGEPLALQVRLLEKFSNNFVAEQLTKMLGAEVYGPPGTWEKGTQALAAWLQSAGIRDPELVIADGSGLSPRNRIAPATLVAVIRHAAARFDLAPEYLSALPIGGREGTLEDRMGGGTIQIRAKTGHLRRVAALSGIVPAPNGTTRVFSILVNGARGDAEGVDTAIDAFASRLGSAPVGPAAEPAAAQAPEAPPPSE